The following coding sequences lie in one Arabidopsis thaliana chromosome 3, partial sequence genomic window:
- the RVE8 gene encoding Homeodomain-like superfamily protein (Homeodomain-like superfamily protein; FUNCTIONS IN: DNA binding, sequence-specific DNA binding transcription factor activity; INVOLVED IN: in 9 processes; LOCATED IN: chloroplast; EXPRESSED IN: 22 plant structures; EXPRESSED DURING: 13 growth stages; CONTAINS InterPro DOMAIN/s: SANT, DNA-binding (InterPro:IPR001005), Homeodomain-like (InterPro:IPR009057), Myb, DNA-binding (InterPro:IPR014778), HTH transcriptional regulator, Myb-type, DNA-binding (InterPro:IPR017930), Myb-like DNA-binding domain, SHAQKYF class (InterPro:IPR006447); BEST Arabidopsis thaliana protein match is: LHY/CCA1-like 1 (TAIR:AT5G02840.3); Has 1480 Blast hits to 1470 proteins in 124 species: Archae - 0; Bacteria - 0; Metazoa - 145; Fungi - 6; Plants - 1120; Viruses - 0; Other Eukaryotes - 209 (source: NCBI BLink).) codes for MSSSPSRNPTNAEAPPPPPTSTDAVAEGSSKKVRKPYTITKSRESWTEEEHDKFLEALQLFDRDWKKIEDFVGSKTVIQIRSHAQKYFLKVQKNGTLAHVPPPRPKRKAAHPYPQKASKNAQMPLQVSTSFTTTRNGDMPGYASWDDASMLLNRVISPQHELATLRGAEADIGSKGLLNVSSPSTSGMGSSSRTVSGSEIVRKAKQPPVLHGVPDFAEVYNFIGSVFDPETRGHVEKLKEMDPINFETVLLLMRNLTVNLSNPDLESTRKVLLSYDNVTTELPSVVSLVKNSTSDKSA; via the exons ATGAGCTCGTCGCCGTCAAGAAATCCAACGAACGCCGAAGCACCTCCGCCACCACCAACATCGACGGATGCTGTGGCAGAGGGTTCGTCTAAGAAAGTGAGGAAACCATATACCATCACCAAGTCAAGAGAGAGCTGGACAGAGGAAGAGCACGATAAGTTTCTTGAAGCACTTCAACT GTTTGATCGTGACtggaagaagattgaagattttGTTGGTTCAAAGACTGTGATTCAG ATAAGGAGTCATGCTCAAAAATACTTTCTCAAGGTTCAGAAAAACGGGACATTAGCTCATGTGCCACCTCCTCGACCTAAGCGCAAAGCAGCTCATCCGTATCCTCAAAAGGCATCAAAGAACG CTCAAATGCCACTTCAAGTTTCCACGTCTTTTACTACTACGCGAAATGGCGACATGCCGGGATATGCTTCATGGGATGATGCCTCAATGCTGCTAAACAGAGTTATTTCACCACAACATGAACTTGCTACTCTTCGTGGAGCAGAAG CTGATATTGGATCAAAGGGCTTATTAAATGTTAGTAGCCCTTCTACATCTGGCATGGGAAGCTCAAGCCGAACAGTATCAGGTTCTGAGATTGTAAGAAAGGCTAAACAGCCTCCAGTGCTTCACG GTGTTCCTGATTTTGCTGAAGTTTATAATTTCATTGGGAGTGTCTTTGATCCTGAAACGAGAGGCCATGTGGAAAAGCTCAAGGAAATGGATCCTATAAATTTCGAAACT GTTCTGTTATTGATGAGAAACCTCACAGTTAACTTATCAAACCCTGATTTAGAATCCACT AGGAAAGTCCTCTTATCATATGACAACGTGACGACCGAGCTCCCAAGCGTTGTTTCCCTTGTCAAGAACTCAACAAGCGACAAATCAgcataa
- the RVE8 gene encoding Homeodomain-like superfamily protein produces the protein MSSSPSRNPTNAEAPPPPPTSTDAVAEGSSKKVRKPYTITKSRESWTEEEHDKFLEALQLFDRDWKKIEDFVGSKTVIQIRSHAQKYFLKVQKNGTLAHVPPPRPKRKAAHPYPQKASKNAQMPLQVSTSFTTTRNGDMPGYASWDDASMLLNRVISPQHELATLRGAEADIGSKGLLNVSSPSTSGMGSSSRTVSGSEIVRKAKQPPVLHGVPDFAEVYNFIGSVFDPETRGHVEKLKEMDPINFETVLLLMRNLTVNLSNPDLESTSDCNDAAEESPLII, from the exons ATGAGCTCGTCGCCGTCAAGAAATCCAACGAACGCCGAAGCACCTCCGCCACCACCAACATCGACGGATGCTGTGGCAGAGGGTTCGTCTAAGAAAGTGAGGAAACCATATACCATCACCAAGTCAAGAGAGAGCTGGACAGAGGAAGAGCACGATAAGTTTCTTGAAGCACTTCAACT GTTTGATCGTGACtggaagaagattgaagattttGTTGGTTCAAAGACTGTGATTCAG ATAAGGAGTCATGCTCAAAAATACTTTCTCAAGGTTCAGAAAAACGGGACATTAGCTCATGTGCCACCTCCTCGACCTAAGCGCAAAGCAGCTCATCCGTATCCTCAAAAGGCATCAAAGAACG CTCAAATGCCACTTCAAGTTTCCACGTCTTTTACTACTACGCGAAATGGCGACATGCCGGGATATGCTTCATGGGATGATGCCTCAATGCTGCTAAACAGAGTTATTTCACCACAACATGAACTTGCTACTCTTCGTGGAGCAGAAG CTGATATTGGATCAAAGGGCTTATTAAATGTTAGTAGCCCTTCTACATCTGGCATGGGAAGCTCAAGCCGAACAGTATCAGGTTCTGAGATTGTAAGAAAGGCTAAACAGCCTCCAGTGCTTCACG GTGTTCCTGATTTTGCTGAAGTTTATAATTTCATTGGGAGTGTCTTTGATCCTGAAACGAGAGGCCATGTGGAAAAGCTCAAGGAAATGGATCCTATAAATTTCGAAACT GTTCTGTTATTGATGAGAAACCTCACAGTTAACTTATCAAACCCTGATTTAGAATCCACT TCGGATTGTAATGATGCTGCAGAGGAAAGTCCTCTTATCATATGA
- the RVE8 gene encoding Homeodomain-like superfamily protein, translating into MSSSPSRNPTNAEAPPPPPTSTDAVAEGSSKKVRKPYTITKSRESWTEEEHDKFLEALQLFDRDWKKIEDFVGSKTVIQIRSHAQKYFLKVQKNGTLAHVPPPRPKRKAAHPYPQKASKNAQMPLQVSTSFTTTRNGDMPGYASWDDASMLLNRVISPQHELATLRGAEADIGSKGLLNVSSPSTSGMGSSSRTVSGSEIVRKAKQPPVLHGVPDFAEVYNFIGSVFDPETRGHVEKLKEMDPINFETVLLLMRNLTVNLSNPDLESTVSVKFAIKDL; encoded by the exons ATGAGCTCGTCGCCGTCAAGAAATCCAACGAACGCCGAAGCACCTCCGCCACCACCAACATCGACGGATGCTGTGGCAGAGGGTTCGTCTAAGAAAGTGAGGAAACCATATACCATCACCAAGTCAAGAGAGAGCTGGACAGAGGAAGAGCACGATAAGTTTCTTGAAGCACTTCAACT GTTTGATCGTGACtggaagaagattgaagattttGTTGGTTCAAAGACTGTGATTCAG ATAAGGAGTCATGCTCAAAAATACTTTCTCAAGGTTCAGAAAAACGGGACATTAGCTCATGTGCCACCTCCTCGACCTAAGCGCAAAGCAGCTCATCCGTATCCTCAAAAGGCATCAAAGAACG CTCAAATGCCACTTCAAGTTTCCACGTCTTTTACTACTACGCGAAATGGCGACATGCCGGGATATGCTTCATGGGATGATGCCTCAATGCTGCTAAACAGAGTTATTTCACCACAACATGAACTTGCTACTCTTCGTGGAGCAGAAG CTGATATTGGATCAAAGGGCTTATTAAATGTTAGTAGCCCTTCTACATCTGGCATGGGAAGCTCAAGCCGAACAGTATCAGGTTCTGAGATTGTAAGAAAGGCTAAACAGCCTCCAGTGCTTCACG GTGTTCCTGATTTTGCTGAAGTTTATAATTTCATTGGGAGTGTCTTTGATCCTGAAACGAGAGGCCATGTGGAAAAGCTCAAGGAAATGGATCCTATAAATTTCGAAACT GTTCTGTTATTGATGAGAAACCTCACAGTTAACTTATCAAACCCTGATTTAGAATCCACTGTAAGTGTTAAATTTGCGATAAAAGATTTGTGA
- the RVE8 gene encoding Homeodomain-like superfamily protein has protein sequence MFLRFDRDWKKIEDFVGSKTVIQIRSHAQKYFLKVQKNGTLAHVPPPRPKRKAAHPYPQKASKNAQMPLQVSTSFTTTRNGDMPGYASWDDASMLLNRVISPQHELATLRGAEADIGSKGLLNVSSPSTSGMGSSSRTVSGSEIVRKAKQPPVLHGVPDFAEVYNFIGSVFDPETRGHVEKLKEMDPINFETVLLLMRNLTVNLSNPDLESTRKVLLSYDNVTTELPSVVSLVKNSTSDKSA, from the exons ATGTTCCTTAGGTTTGATCGTGACtggaagaagattgaagattttGTTGGTTCAAAGACTGTGATTCAG ATAAGGAGTCATGCTCAAAAATACTTTCTCAAGGTTCAGAAAAACGGGACATTAGCTCATGTGCCACCTCCTCGACCTAAGCGCAAAGCAGCTCATCCGTATCCTCAAAAGGCATCAAAGAACG CTCAAATGCCACTTCAAGTTTCCACGTCTTTTACTACTACGCGAAATGGCGACATGCCGGGATATGCTTCATGGGATGATGCCTCAATGCTGCTAAACAGAGTTATTTCACCACAACATGAACTTGCTACTCTTCGTGGAGCAGAAG CTGATATTGGATCAAAGGGCTTATTAAATGTTAGTAGCCCTTCTACATCTGGCATGGGAAGCTCAAGCCGAACAGTATCAGGTTCTGAGATTGTAAGAAAGGCTAAACAGCCTCCAGTGCTTCACG GTGTTCCTGATTTTGCTGAAGTTTATAATTTCATTGGGAGTGTCTTTGATCCTGAAACGAGAGGCCATGTGGAAAAGCTCAAGGAAATGGATCCTATAAATTTCGAAACT GTTCTGTTATTGATGAGAAACCTCACAGTTAACTTATCAAACCCTGATTTAGAATCCACT AGGAAAGTCCTCTTATCATATGACAACGTGACGACCGAGCTCCCAAGCGTTGTTTCCCTTGTCAAGAACTCAACAAGCGACAAATCAgcataa
- the RVE8 gene encoding Homeodomain-like superfamily protein has translation MFLRFDRDWKKIEDFVGSKTVIQIRSHAQKYFLKVQKNGTLAHVPPPRPKRKAAHPYPQKASKNAQMPLQVSTSFTTTRNGDMPGYASWDDASMLLNRVISPQHELATLRGAEADIGSKGLLNVSSPSTSGMGSSSRTVSGSEIVRKAKQPPVLHGVPDFAEVYNFIGSVFDPETRGHVEKLKEMDPINFETVLLLMRNLTVNLSNPDLESTSDCNDAAEESPLII, from the exons ATGTTCCTTAGGTTTGATCGTGACtggaagaagattgaagattttGTTGGTTCAAAGACTGTGATTCAG ATAAGGAGTCATGCTCAAAAATACTTTCTCAAGGTTCAGAAAAACGGGACATTAGCTCATGTGCCACCTCCTCGACCTAAGCGCAAAGCAGCTCATCCGTATCCTCAAAAGGCATCAAAGAACG CTCAAATGCCACTTCAAGTTTCCACGTCTTTTACTACTACGCGAAATGGCGACATGCCGGGATATGCTTCATGGGATGATGCCTCAATGCTGCTAAACAGAGTTATTTCACCACAACATGAACTTGCTACTCTTCGTGGAGCAGAAG CTGATATTGGATCAAAGGGCTTATTAAATGTTAGTAGCCCTTCTACATCTGGCATGGGAAGCTCAAGCCGAACAGTATCAGGTTCTGAGATTGTAAGAAAGGCTAAACAGCCTCCAGTGCTTCACG GTGTTCCTGATTTTGCTGAAGTTTATAATTTCATTGGGAGTGTCTTTGATCCTGAAACGAGAGGCCATGTGGAAAAGCTCAAGGAAATGGATCCTATAAATTTCGAAACT GTTCTGTTATTGATGAGAAACCTCACAGTTAACTTATCAAACCCTGATTTAGAATCCACT TCGGATTGTAATGATGCTGCAGAGGAAAGTCCTCTTATCATATGA
- a CDS encoding P-loop containing nucleoside triphosphate hydrolases superfamily protein, giving the protein MMLEKSKSRKENDRKDRDRSKKENGRRDTTEMRSRVKRCDSEEEERIRIRRDRKSSDFEEEEYERDSKRRGEDKGRGRRERDRDRGKYLKRDRERREREKEKGRKKQKKERSREDCNEESDDVKCGLKRKRTERSRHGDDDVEKKTRDEQVEDEQKQLAEEVEKRRRRVQEWQELKRQNEEAQIESKGPETGKAWTLDGESDDEVKSDSEMDVDRDTKLENGGDAKMVASENETAVTVSENGGDRAADEDEIDPLDAFMNTMVLPEVEKLSNIVIDGILDFKMNGKETGDQAKKGFNKAALGRIIQGEDSDSDYSEPKSDDDPSLDEDDEEFMKRVKKTKAEKLSLVDHSKIEYEPFRKNFYIEVKDISRMTQDAVNAYRKELELKVHGKDVPRPIQFWHQTGLTSKILDTLKKLNYEKPMPIQAQALPIIMSGRDCIGVAKTGSGKTLGFVLPMLRHIKDQPPVEAGDGPIGLVMAPTRELVQQIYSDIRKFSKALGIICVPVYGGSGVAQQISELKRGTEIVVCTPGRMIDILCTSSGKITNLRRVTYLVMDEADRMFDMGFEPQITRIVQNIRPDRQTVLFSATFPRQVETLARKVLNKPVEIQVGGRSVVNKDITQLVEIRPESERFSRLLELLGEWYEKGKVLVFVRSQEKSISDFKSDVCNLLIATSVAARGLDVKELELVVNFDAPNHYEDYVHRVGRTGRAGRKGCAVTFISEDDAKYAPDLVKALELSEQPVPDDVKAVAEGFMAKVKQGIEQAHGTGYGGSGFKFNEEEDEVRKAAKKAQAKEYGFEEEKSDSEDENDVVRKAGGDISQQQITLAQIAAIASAASKAPVTANQLLPNGGGLATEPGIPPTDGAGRVAAMIAAANVQQYLAKIQADAIPEHYEAELEINDFPQNARWKVTHKETLGPISEWSGASITTRGKFYEAGRIPGPEERKLYLFVEGPTEISVKTAKAELKRVLEDITNQTFSLPGGAQSGRYSVL; this is encoded by the exons ATGATGTTAGAGAAATCTAAGTCCAGGAAGGAAAATGATCGCAAAGATCGTGATCGCAGTAAGAAAGAGAATGGTCGGCGAGATACGACGGAGATGCGCTCGAGAGTTAAGAGATGCGATTCTGAGGAAGAGGAGAGGATACGGATACGGAGGGATAGAAAAAGTAGcgattttgaagaagaagaatacgaGAGGGATAGTAAACGCAGAGGGGAGGACAAGGGAAGAGGACGCCGAGAACGTGACAGAGATAGAGGAAAATATCTGAAAAGGGacagagagaggagagaacgtgagaaagaaaagggtaggaagaaacagaaaaaggaGAGGTCACGTGAGGATTGTAATGAAGAGAGTGATGATGTCAAGTGTGGCTTGAAACGCAAAAGAACGGAGCGTAGCAGGCATGGAGATGACGATGTTGAGAAGAAAACTCGGGATGAACAAGTAGAGGATGAGCAGAAGCAGTTGGCTGAGGAAGTAGAAAAACGGAGGAGAAGAGTCCAGGAGTGGCAAGAGTTGAAGAGGCAAAACGAGGAAGCTCAAATTGAAAGTAAGGGTCCTGAGACCGGTAAGGCTTGGACTCTTGATGGtgaatctgatgatgaagttAAATCAGACTCAGAGATGGATGTTGATCGTGATACTAAACTCGAAAATGGTGGAGATGCCAAGATGGTCGCCTCGGAGAATGAGACAGCTGTTACTGTCTCTGAGAATGGAGGTGACAGAGCTGCAGATGAAGACGAAATTGATCCCTTAGATGCTTTTATGAATACTATGGTATTACCTGAGGTTGAAAAGCTTAGCAATATTGTGATCGATggtattttggattttaaaatgaatgGGAAGGAAACTGGTGACCAAGccaaaaaaggttttaataaGGCCGCCCTTGGTAGGATAATTCAAGGTGAAGATTCTGATTCAGATTACTCAGAACCAAAGAGTGATGATGATCCAAGTTTAGACGAAGACGACGAGGAGTTTATGAAGAGAGTTAAGAAGACAAAAGCAGAGAAATTGTCTCTTGTTGACCACTCCAAAATAGAGTATGAACCTTTCCGGAAGAATTTTTATATCGAAGTCAAGGATATCTCAAGGATGACACAGGATGCAGTGAACGCTTATAGAAAGGAATTGGAGCTGAAAGTTCATGGGAAAGATGTTCCAAGACCCATTCAATTTTGGCACCAGACTGGATTAACTAGCAAAATTTTGGATACTCTGAAGAAGCTTAACTATGAAAAGCCAATGCCTATCCAAGCACAAGCACTTCCAATCATCATGAGCGGTAGAGACTGCATTGGGGTTGCCAAAACCGGGTCAGGTAAAACCCTTGGCTTTGTTTTGCCTATGTTGAGGCATATCAAAGATCAGCCTCCCGTTGAAGCTGGTGATGGGCCGATTGGGCTTGTAATGGCACCTACTAGAGAACTTGTTCAGCAGATTTACAGCGATATCAGAAAGTTTTCTAAGGCATTGGGTATAATATGTGTGCCTGTGTATGGAGGATCTGGAGTTGCCCAGCAAATCAGTGAGCTTAAGCGAGGTACCGAGATTGTTGTTTGTACTCCTGGAAGAATGATCGATATTCTTTGCACAAGCAGTGGAAAAATTACCAATCTACGAAGGGTCACATATTTGGTAATGGATGAAGCTGATCGTATGTTTGATATGGGTTTTGAGCCTCAAATAACTCGCATTGTTCAAAATATTCGACCTGATCGTCAAACTGTGCTCTTTTCTGCCACTTTTCCACGCCAAGTTGAAACTTTGGCACGTAAAGTCTTGAACAAGCCTGTGGAGATACAGGTCGGTGGGAGGAGTGTTGTGAATAAAGATATAACTCAGTTAGTTGAAATCAGACCCGAGAGTGAGAGGTTCTCAAGACTTCTGGAACTTCTTGGGGAATGGTATGAGAAAGGAAAAGTTTTGGTCTTTGTTCGTTCGCAGGAAAAAT CTATATCTGATTTTAAGAGCGATGTCTGCAATTTGTTGATCGCCACAAGTGTTGCAGCCAGGGGTCTAGATGTGAAAGAGCTCGAGTTGGTTGTAAACTTCGATGCACCAAACCACTATGAAGACTATGTGCATCGTGTTGGTAGGACAGGTAGGGCAGGGCGGAAAGGCTGTGCTGTAACATTTATCTCTGAGGATGATGCAAAATATGCACCAGATTTAGTCAAGGCCCTGGAACTATCTGAGCAGCCAGTTCCTGATGATGTTAAAGCAGTAGCCGAAGGGTTCATGGCGAAAGTAAAACAGGGTATTGAGCAAGCTCATGGAACTGGCTATGGTGGAAGTGGCTTTAAATTCAACGAAGAGGAGGATGAAGTTAGGAAAGCAGCAAAGAAAGCACAAGCGAAGGAGTATGgctttgaagaagagaagtctGACTCAGAAGATGAGAATGATGTAGTAAGAAAGGCTGGTGGTGATATCTCACAGCAGCAGATTACTCTTGCTCAGATAGCCGCCATTGCTTCTGCTGCTTCTAAGGCTCCTGTGACTGCTAACCAATTGCTTCCAAATGGTGGTGGGCTAGCCACTGAGCCAGGTATCCCTCCTACTGATGGAGCAGGCCGCGTTGCAGCCATGATTGCTGCTGCTAACGTGCAACAGTACCTTGCAAAGATTCAAGCTGATGCGATACCTGAACACTATGAAGCAGAATTGGAAATCAATGATTTCCCACAGAATGCTCGGTGGAAAGTTACCCACAAAGAAACGCTGGGACCAATATCAGAGTGGAGTGGAGCTTCCATTACCACTAGAGGTAAGTTTTATGAGGCAGGACGTATCCCGGGACCTGAGGAACGCAAGCTCTATTTGTTCGTCGAAGGGCCTACCGAAATATCTGTTAAGACAGCGAAAGCTGAACTCAAGCGTGTTCTTGAAGACATAACTAACCAAACCTTCTCCCTTCCTGGAGGAGCACAATCAGGCAGATACTCTGTTTTATAA